A section of the Ignavibacteriales bacterium genome encodes:
- a CDS encoding DUF4402 domain-containing protein, giving the protein MKKIILTILTILIVLGFKNTSAQDNNFTTLSVRATLERGLAMEGGNSLFLGELALRNSENQKIISNFDGLKFTILGQSNRMVTILYDQSVTLTNITNNRSGKQSYDDAKMTFKTNVAEETGSENGYTNPNPLPSGTSIALYDMSKVGKLNLWIGGTMQLPLSLKNGKYIGNFVVTSVY; this is encoded by the coding sequence ATGAAAAAAATAATACTAACCATACTGACAATACTGATAGTATTAGGATTTAAGAATACTTCCGCTCAAGATAATAACTTCACTACCCTATCGGTTAGAGCAACACTAGAGCGCGGGCTTGCCATGGAGGGTGGCAATAGTCTTTTTCTTGGAGAGCTTGCATTGCGCAATAGTGAAAATCAAAAAATTATTTCTAATTTTGACGGCTTAAAATTCACTATTCTTGGGCAATCGAATAGGATGGTAACTATATTATATGATCAATCGGTTACCCTGACTAATATCACAAACAACCGTTCAGGGAAGCAATCATATGATGATGCTAAAATGACTTTTAAGACAAACGTAGCAGAAGAAACAGGATCTGAAAACGGTTATACCAATCCTAATCCCCTGCCAAGTGGTACCAGCATTGCGCTGTATGATATGTCAAAGGTAGGTAAATTAAATTTATGGATTGGCGGAACTATGCAGCTTCCATTGTCTCTAAAAAATGGAAAGTACATTGGTAATTTTGTTGTTACATCTGTTTATTAA
- a CDS encoding DUF4402 domain-containing protein, with the protein MKKMKLFLLVTALITLAVSSSSFAQVTANANANVTANLRKGLTIVKDTDMDFGIVQQNPDNSASSTLTPQNGAKFSVSGNASTTINVTLSDATLTMSDPAVTVSTWVMHVTDTGTYTSGSNILTGVNGSTTLSSSGAKTLWLGSTLTATTSATSGVKTGTITVTVAY; encoded by the coding sequence ATGAAAAAAATGAAGTTATTTCTTTTAGTTACTGCGCTAATTACTCTTGCAGTATCTTCATCCTCTTTCGCTCAGGTTACAGCTAACGCTAACGCAAACGTAACAGCTAACCTTAGAAAGGGTCTGACTATTGTAAAAGATACAGATATGGATTTTGGTATAGTTCAACAGAATCCAGATAACTCTGCATCTTCGACATTAACACCACAAAACGGTGCAAAATTCTCGGTTTCAGGTAATGCATCTACGACTATTAACGTTACTTTATCAGATGCAACACTGACAATGAGTGATCCGGCAGTAACTGTCAGCACATGGGTTATGCATGTAACAGACACAGGTACTTATACTTCAGGTTCGAACATTCTTACAGGTGTAAACGGTTCAACTACACTTTCGAGCTCAGGTGCCAAGACATTATGGCTTGGTAGTACTTTGACTGCAACAACAAGTGCTACATCGGGTGTAAAGACCGGTACTATTACAGTAACGGTAGCTTATTAA
- a CDS encoding DUF4402 domain-containing protein: MTVNTVGANHLDFGNINVTTSSQNFSISNQNGQKFEATGSPNYVIYADWPQTITLNNYAWVISHGGTNGTLTFSPNDIIQHTGDNSNWSNPYNVSRNTYNYGNLYFRDTDNDGIGKVYFWLGGALTVPGNQSSGDYVGTLTFTVSY; this comes from the coding sequence ATGACAGTAAATACCGTGGGAGCCAATCACCTCGATTTTGGAAATATAAATGTAACAACCAGCTCCCAAAATTTCTCAATTTCTAACCAAAATGGGCAGAAATTTGAAGCCACAGGATCCCCTAACTATGTGATCTATGCAGACTGGCCTCAAACAATTACTCTTAATAATTACGCCTGGGTAATAAGCCACGGCGGAACGAATGGTACACTAACCTTCTCTCCAAATGACATTATACAACACACCGGCGATAATTCGAACTGGTCAAATCCTTATAATGTGAGCAGAAATACATATAATTACGGTAATTTATACTTCAGAGATACCGATAATGACGGTATAGGAAAGGTATATTTCTGGCTTGGAGGAGCTCTTACAGTACCAGGAAACCAATCCTCAGGTGACTATGTTGGTACGCTTACATTTACTGTCAGCTATTAG